In Myotis daubentonii chromosome 6, mMyoDau2.1, whole genome shotgun sequence, a genomic segment contains:
- the LOC132237675 gene encoding THO complex subunit 4-like: MADKVNMSLDDIIGPNRSQRGGSGGARDRSQDRGRDRGWDRGRDRGRDRGWDRGRDRGRAGSQGGRNGGAQTTAPVSRGGGPFRNRAALDRGRNRPAPYSRPLRQLPDEWQHDRCRRGLGRGAGPVTGGKLLLSNLAFGVSDEDVQQLFAEFGPLKKAGVHYDRSGRSLGTGHVHFARKADALEAMRQYHGAPLDGRPLNIQLVTSQIHTQRSPVQSVNRGGVTPHRGSGGLGGGSRATGRGTGRNSQQQISAEELDAQLDAYNSMRSTKRLDAQVNTGGALRGTKKWDSQKDAYNPMGGTEELDAQLDASDAMMDTS; encoded by the coding sequence ATGGCCGACAAAGTCAACATGTCTCTGGACGACATCATTGGGCCGAACCGGAGCCAGCGGGGCGGCAGCGGCGGGGCTAGGGACCGAAGccaggaccgaggccgggaccgaggctgggaccgaggccgggaccgaggccgggaccgaggctgggaccgaggccgggaccgaggccgggccggctcccagggaggccgcaATGGCGGAGCGCAAACCACCGCTCCAGTGAGCCGGGGCGGCGGGCCGTTCCGGAACCGGGCGGCCCTCGaccgaggcaggaaccggccggcgCCCTACAGCAGGCCGCTGAGACAGCTTCCCGACGAGTGGCAACACGACCGCTGCcgcaggggcttgggcaggggcgccgGCCCGGTGACCGGGGGGAAGCTGCTTCTGTCCAACCTGGCCTTCGGAGTGTCCGACGAGGACGTCCAGCAGCTGTTTGCGGAGTTCGGGCCTCTGAAGAAGGCCGGGGTCCACTACGACCGCTCCGGCCGCAGCCTGGGAACAGGCCACGTGCACTTTGCGCGGAAGGCAGACGCCCTCGAAGCCATGAGACAGTACCACGGCGCCCCTTTGGATGGCCGTCCCCTCAACATCCAGCTCGTCACCTCACAGATACACACGCAGCGCAGCCCGGTACAGAGTGTCAACAGGGGCGGGGTGACTCCACACCGAGGATCTGGAGGCTTGGGCGGAGGCAGCCGGGCTACAGGCCGGGGCACCGGACGCAATTCACAGCAACAGATCTCTGCGGAGGAGTTGGACGCTCAGCTGGACGCTTACAACTCCATGAGgagcaccaaaaggttggacGCCCAGGTGAACACTGGCGGCGCGCTGAGGGGCACCAAAAAGTGGGACTCCCAGAAGGACGCTTACAACCCGATGGGGGGCACCGAGGAGTTGGACGCCCAGCTGGACGCTTCCGACGCCATGATGGACACCAGCTAA